In Polaribacter pacificus, the genomic window TAAAAGGCATAATCAAATTTTATTGAAAAGATATTTGAAAACAACGCATTGCCAACGCTACCGATGTTGGTGAGCGCATAATCTATTTGAATTCCTTTGTATACAAACCCCAAACCAATATTGGGTTGAAAAGTGATGCTGCTCGTGTCATCAAATTCTGTAGTATTTTGAATATTACCGATTCCAGCTCTTAAAAAGACAAAATTTGAGTAATCTAGTTGTAGCCCGAAAGTAGGTTCTATACTAAAGTTTTTAGCGCTTATTAAATCATTGGTTTGAGCAAAACGCATATTTAAATCTAATTCTGTTGCCAACTTGAAATTTTTTCCAAGCCTAAATTTTCTGGCTACTCCCAATTGAATTTTAGGTTTTGTTATTTCAACTTTTTCAGGTAATTCTTGGTTTTCTCCAGGAATTGCTGCTTTAATTAAGTCAAACTTTTCTTGGTTAATACTCCAAGTATTATAGGTTGTGGTAATATCTCTAACAACCAATCCAAACTGCCATTCTTTTCGCTTAAATTGAAGGCCAAGGTCAAATCCAAACCCCCAAGAATCTGCAAAATCTCCAATAACTCTTCTAATTATTTTTGTGTTGACGCCTAGGTATAAGTTCTTATTGATGATGTTTCTAGAATAAGCGATGGTAAATGCATAATCTGCAGCAGAAAACAAACTAATTTTATCATAATTAATATTCCCTTGACCATCTATCAATTCTGTGGTATTTAGGATATCATCAACACCAAATCGGATAATAGAAAATCCCAAGCTACTAACAGCATCTACCGGCATAGCAAAGGCTGCAAAATTGTAATTAGCGATCCCTGCAAAGTACGAAGCATGCATCAGTGATCCTTGATAATCATCTACATCTGATAAACCAGCAGGGTTCCAATAAATAGCGTTGACATTATTTGTTGTTGCAACGACTGATTTACTCATACCAAGAGAGGCAGCATCCACACCAATATTGAGAAATTCATTGGAGTAATTCCTGAAATTTTGAGCAGTTAATGGCAAAATAATTACCAAAAAACCAAGTGTAATAAGTTGTTTCAAGTTGTGCATCTAATCGTTACAAATATGAGAATTCTTAGTTTAATAACATCAATCTAACTTAGATATTGTTTTATTAATTTCTATTTGGATGTGTTCTTTTATAAATTGATAGATTCTTTTTTCTAGCCACCGGCTTTCACTTTGTTTGAATGAAGAGATAAAGCCTACATGGCCACCGAAATTTGTTACCTCTAAAAAAAAGAAATCAGAATTATTAGCTTCTTCAAACGGATAACAGGCTTCCCCTAAAAAGGTATCATCCTTTGCATTTATCAATAGGGTAGGTTGGTTTATTTTTAATAAAAATGGTTTTGAGCTTGCCTTTTTCCAGTAATCTTCTGGGCTATCAAAACCAAAGACAGGTACGGTATACAATTTCTCTACATGTTTAAACCTTTTAGCTTTAAATAGAAGTTCCTTATCAAGTTCAAAATCAGGGAATTTATGCGCTTTTTCTAAAATTTTTAATCGCATAGTTTTTAGAAATTCTTCTAAATACAATTTGTTTTTTAGCTTGTCTAACTCTTGTTCAGAACTTTCTATATCAATAGGAACAGAAACAGCAATAGCTCCTTTTATTCTTGGTGAGATCTTACCTGCATATTCACCCATGTATTTCAACGTGAGGTTACCTCCTAAGCTAAATCCGATAAGCAAAAGGTTTTTGTGTTGATAGTTTTCTAAAAGGTGCTCAATTACAAAGTCTATATCTTCAGTTTTACCACTGTGATAGGTGCTTAATAACAAATTGTCTTCACCACTACAACCTCTTAAATTTAAAGCAACAGTATCAATATCATGTGCATTTAGCTCATTGGTAGTAGATAAAATATATTTTGATTGAGAACTTCCTTCTAAACCGTGAATAAGAAGAGCCAAGGTATTTGATCCAACAAGAGAGAAGTCCAAATCCATAAAATCATCATCCCAGGTTAGTAGTCGTTTCCTAGTGTAAACACAGTCTTCTTTCATAAAAAGAGGACGAAACACAGTGTTGAAATGTCCATTTCTAAAAGGAAGTTTTGGGTTAAAATTTGATGTGAGTACAGGCATAGAGCAAAAAGCAAACAATTAGAATTGAATGTAAACAAAGATGATAAAAAAATAAAGAAATGTAAAACTGACAAAAGGATTTCTTATTTTAGCTTATTCAAACACTTTTTAGAATGCAGATTAAAAAACACATACCAAACGCACTTACTTTAGGGAATTTATTAGCTGGTTCTATGGCTGTTATCTCAGCAATTAATGGAGATTATGAAACAACAGGTCTTCTTGTAATGCTAGGGATTTTCTTTGATTTTTTAGATGGTTTTGTCGCTAGAATACTTGGTGTTTCTGGTGAATTAGGTAAACAACTTGATTCTTTAGCAGATATGGTTACAAGCGGTGTCGTTCCTGGTGTTGTGATGTTTAGTTTATTACAAGAAAACGCATTGAATACATTTAATGGCGCTTTTGAACCTGTTAAAGCAGCTGCGTTTAGTACAGGGTATTTGCCGCATATAGGTTTGCTCTTAACGTTGGCAGCTTGCTATCGCTTGGCTAAATTTAATATTGATACACGTCAATCAGATTCTTTTATAGGGATGCCAACTCCAGCGATGAGTTTGTTTGTTATTTCTTTGCCATTAATCGTAGATCATTCAACTAATGAGTTTTTTATAAATTTGATTGAACACAATTATTTTTTAATTGGAGTTACTTTGGTGTTAAGTTTTTTGATGAATGCAGAAATCCCTTTGTTTTCGCTCAAATTTAAAGACTATCAATTAAAAAAGAACCTGTTAAAATATTTCTTTTTAGTAGCATCTTTACTATTGATTGTCTTTCTAGAGTTTGTAGCAATACCCCTGATTATCTTACTATATGTGTTATTGTCTTTAGGAAGTAATTTAGCAAAGAAATCAGCTTAAAACTTTCTCTTCTTAAGCTCAAAATCTTTACCTAAATATACTTTTCTAACTACTTCATCTGCAGCCAGTTCTTCTGGAGTACCTTCTTTTAAGATTGCTCCG contains:
- a CDS encoding PorV/PorQ family protein, with protein sequence MHNLKQLITLGFLVIILPLTAQNFRNYSNEFLNIGVDAASLGMSKSVVATTNNVNAIYWNPAGLSDVDDYQGSLMHASYFAGIANYNFAAFAMPVDAVSSLGFSIIRFGVDDILNTTELIDGQGNINYDKISLFSAADYAFTIAYSRNIINKNLYLGVNTKIIRRVIGDFADSWGFGFDLGLQFKRKEWQFGLVVRDITTTYNTWSINQEKFDLIKAAIPGENQELPEKVEITKPKIQLGVARKFRLGKNFKLATELDLNMRFAQTNDLISAKNFSIEPTFGLQLDYSNFVFLRAGIGNIQNTTEFDDTSSITFQPNIGLGFVYKGIQIDYALTNIGSVGNALFSNIFSIKFDYAFYR
- a CDS encoding YheT family hydrolase translates to MPVLTSNFNPKLPFRNGHFNTVFRPLFMKEDCVYTRKRLLTWDDDFMDLDFSLVGSNTLALLIHGLEGSSQSKYILSTTNELNAHDIDTVALNLRGCSGEDNLLLSTYHSGKTEDIDFVIEHLLENYQHKNLLLIGFSLGGNLTLKYMGEYAGKISPRIKGAIAVSVPIDIESSEQELDKLKNKLYLEEFLKTMRLKILEKAHKFPDFELDKELLFKAKRFKHVEKLYTVPVFGFDSPEDYWKKASSKPFLLKINQPTLLINAKDDTFLGEACYPFEEANNSDFFFLEVTNFGGHVGFISSFKQSESRWLEKRIYQFIKEHIQIEINKTISKLD
- a CDS encoding CDP-alcohol phosphatidyltransferase family protein, coding for MQIKKHIPNALTLGNLLAGSMAVISAINGDYETTGLLVMLGIFFDFLDGFVARILGVSGELGKQLDSLADMVTSGVVPGVVMFSLLQENALNTFNGAFEPVKAAAFSTGYLPHIGLLLTLAACYRLAKFNIDTRQSDSFIGMPTPAMSLFVISLPLIVDHSTNEFFINLIEHNYFLIGVTLVLSFLMNAEIPLFSLKFKDYQLKKNLLKYFFLVASLLLIVFLEFVAIPLIILLYVLLSLGSNLAKKSA